The nucleotide sequence GGCTAATATTGCTACAGAGCATTCCATGTTATCATACTTTGGGCGACTATCTTATGACTACAAAGAAAGATACCTTGCTGAAGTTAATCTAAGGGCAGATGGTTCTTCTCGTTTTGGTGCAGATAATCGTTTTGGATATTTTCCTTCAGCTTCGCTGGGGTGGCGTTTCTCCGATGAGGCATTCCTAAGAGACAATCAAGTACTTACCGATGCCAAACTGCGCTTTAGTGCAGGACAAACAGGTAATGAGGCCATAGGGAACTATACTTCCCAGGGGGAATTTGCAGTTGGTATAAATTATCTGGATTATTCCGGTGCAGCGCCTACAGTGATGCCTAATGCCGGACTTACCTGGGAAACTACCACCCAATATGATGCTGGTTTAGATCTTTCGTTGTGGAGAAACAGGATCAATCTTTCCGCGGACTATTATATAAAACAAACCGATGACCTGTTGTATAATGTCCCTATACCACGGACCACCGGATTCACCTATATTACTCAAAATATAGGAAGCATACGCAATACCGGAGTGGAGTTTACATTATTTTCCCGAAACCTGGTAGGGAATTTTAAATGGGATACCAATTTCAATATCAGTGCAAACCACAATGAGGTTACCGATTTGCCGGATGAACTTTTAACCAATGGATATATCCAGAACGGAAGTTATCATATCTTGCGGGAAGGACTGCCTATTGGAACTTTTTACGGCTACCGTTTCAATGGAGTCTATGCTAGAGACGAAGATAATATTGCTGCGGTTACCAATGGGGCGCAAGGCCCTATTTTTAAAGGAGGAGACCCTATCTGGGAAGATGTAAACGGTGATAATATTATTAATGAAGATGATCGTCAGATTATAGGTGACGCCACTCCTGACTTTTTCGGAGGAATCACTAATAATTTCTCCTATAAAAACTTTAGTCTTAGTGTATTTTTCCAGTTTTCGTATGGTAATGATATCTACAGTGAGATTAATCACCAGCGCAATTCTGTAGTACGCTATAATAACCTCTCTACCGATGCGCTTTACCGATGGAGGGAGCAGGGCGATGTGACCGATTTCCCTAAACCGGTCAGGGATGACCCTTTACAAAGCGACAGTCGCATACAAAGCCGTTGGGTGGAGGACGGGTCCTACCTGAAACTTAAGAATGTGAACTTAAGCTATGCGCTTCCTCAGGAATTTACAAGTAAACTGGGACTTTCAAAGTTTGCTGTTTATCTCACCGGAACTAATCTGATAACCTGGACAAAATATACCGGTTTTGATCCTGATGTAAATTCTTACAGTGGCCTGCGCTCTGGTGTTGATGAAGGCTCATACCCGCAAAGTCGTACCTTTATTTTAGGATTGAATTTTGGATTTTAATACGTTAAAAAATAACATTATGGGAAAAGTACAAAAACTGATGGTTTTAATATTGGCCTTTACCATGGGGTCATGTTCAGATATCCTGGATAAAGAACCATTAAGCAATTTTTCGGCTCAGGGGTTTTATAAAACGACCAGTGATGCCCAGGCAGGTGTCTACGGTATTTATGAATCTTTACAGTCAGATTACCGCATCAATTTTGCCTACTGGGGTGAGGGTCGGGCAGATGCCATAGAGACAAACCATTCTGGAGATCCCTTGCTCTTGAGCCAGAATACCCTTAGTAAAACCATGAATTCAGCACAGTGGAATACCCTCTACCAGACCATAAGCCGGGCCAATTATGCTATTAAGTATGTGCCCGAAGTATCGCAATCTGAACTGGGGTTGCGTTTAGTAGGAGAGGCGCGTGCACTCAGGGCTCTTTCGTATTTTTACGCGGTACGTATTTGGGGGGATGTCCCGCTTATTACGGAGCCTTATGAAAGCGCAGAGCAACAACTTTTTGTAGCACGTACGGATAAAGAACTAGTTTTAGACCAGATCGTGGAAGACCTTAGCTTTGCAGCAGAAAACTGCAGTGCGAGATTTGGCGGTGAGCGCGACCGCGTTTTGATTACACAGGGCGGAGCCAATGCGTTGCTGACCCAGGTGTATATGTGGAGAAAACAATATGAAAATGCTATTACCGCAGCGGACCGCGTACTGGATAACAGCCTGTATTCCTTAGTAAGTATGTCCGATTGGTCTTCTATTTTCACCACCGGTTTTTCAAACGAAAGCATCTTTGAGGTAGGCTATAATGATATTCAGACAAACGCTTTACGGGTATTATATGCTCTGGGCTCCGACAGCGATTATTTTCCCAGCGAAAAATTTCGAAATTCTTTTGAAGATGGCGATTTAAGACAAGCTAAAATCTACGATACTACTGCGGCTCAGCCTCGTAAAATTTGGAAGTATTTTGGAGAAGGATTTAATGATGAGAGTCCTGATCCTTCTTCAAACAATATCGTGCTGGTGCGTCTGGCCGATATTATCCTGCTCAAGGCAGAAGCACTTAACGAATTGAATCAACCAGAAGAAGCCCTGGAACTTTTAAACCGAATCAGAACTCGAGCAGGACTTGACCAACTGGATCAGGAAGGTGCAATTGCAGCTTATGGTGATGTGAAATCAGCAATTCTTCATGAGCGATTTATCGAATTGTCTTACGAAGGACATCGCTGGTTTGACCTGGTGCGTACCGGTACAGCCCTTGAATTGATGCAGCCTATAAATGGGTTAAGTGATGAGGCAAATCTGATCTGGCCACTTCACGAAGATGCGCTCAACAGAAATCCAGGCTTGGAACAAAATTCATTTTACCCCCGGTAACTAAATCCTAATCACTGTATAATTCTTAAAACTAAATGTGATGAAAACTATTAAAAGAACTTACCTGTTACTATGCGGGGCAATGTTATGCCTGCTAATTGGTTGTGAAATTCAGGAAAATTTTGAATACCAGAAATCGGGAACCACTGGAGAATTAGGGGTGACTGCATGGGAGTTCATTCAGGCTAATGACTCTTTGACATTGCTTGAATCTGCAATAAGTAAAGCCAACCTGGAGTCTTTATATAATGGGATGGATGCAAGAACATTTATAGCTCCCACAAATCAGGCTTTCAAGCAGTATTTAGCCACTAATGCTTATGCCAGTCTGGAGGAGGTACCACTCCCTATTCTCAAAAACACACTGAAATATCATATCGTTAAAGAGGTCGTATTGTTTACGAATCCTGACCTGGCCGAAAGTAACAATCCTATAGCCTACGATACAGAAAACGGACAGCTGATGTTCTTGTCTCATAATACTAATTATCAGGGTTTAGTGAATGAAGAAACCAGTAAGCAATGGACCATTGTGACTTCTAATTTGGAACCTAAAAATGGAGCGATTCATGTGGTATCTTCTATCGTCTACTTTTCTGCCCCGGCCGGCAATTTAAATATTCCGGATTCTTCTGTAAAGACTGACACCATTTATCCGCATCATGATACCTATATCAATGGGGGGAGCAGCTCTGGGGTTAATTACGGTGGGGATGTGCTTATAAAAGTAAAAAATGTAACAGATAATGGAGATTATGACCGAAAGGGCTTTCTTATGTTTGATCTGAAAGATTTTGATGATGAGGGAGTTATTACTGATGTGAAGCTGGAAATGGCGGTGAAATTTACCGCAGCTAAAGGTGTAGCTATGAATCTTTTTACTTCTAAGGATACCCTGTGGAATGAGACAAGCCTTACCTTTGATAATGCTACCTTACCTGAAGGAGATCCAATTGCCAGTTTGACCACGACGAAGATAAGCACTTTTGCATTTGATGTCACTGACTATTATAACTCACTTGATAATAAACAAAAGGTTTCTTTTGTTCTCGATGGGGAGCCGGGTACTGATGAAACCGATGAGTTTGCCACAAAAGAAAACACCACCCATAATGCCCCTATACTTATCGCTACCATAGCCTCCGGAAATAATGTGCTGGTACTTCAAACCAATAAGGGTTTTACGGTGCAAGGCGGTGAAACCTTTGTGTTGAGCAACGAGATTGTCGAAGTCACCGGAGCTGACGCCTCAGATATTATTTACAATCTGGAGGAAGCACCGCTTAATGGCTGGCTCATCCGCGGAGCCGATATTCTTAAGCCCGGTGATCGTTTTACCCAGTTTGATGTCAACTCCCGAAATATGATATACATCAGCAACGGTTCTGGAACTAGTGACGGTATTGTAGTTTCTGCAAGAGACCGGGCAGGATCAAGCCTTGAAAGTTTTCTGCTTGATATTGCAATTCAATAATCAAAAACGAGTATAATTTATTTCAAAATAATAAGCATGTGTTCGATGTTAGTTTATTATTCCTTCCTGACTTTACTGCTTTTTAGTTCCTGTGACAGTTCTCAGCAAAATGAGGAGTTACCTGAGGTACAAACCACCCGGATTATAGAGTTTTCCGGCTACCAATGGATCGTGAGAACTTCTGATGGGGATAAAGTAGGGCCGGGCCCCAATTACTTTTCAGACTCCAAAGAGAATGTTTGGGTTGATGCAGCAGGCCGCCTCCACCTAAGGCTTGTGAAACGAAACGGAAACTGGTACTGTTCAGGGGTTATTATGCGTAGTTCCCTCGGCTTTAAAAAGTATGTGTTTTACCTCTCTAGTCGTGTAGATCATCTCGATGAGAATATCATTGCGGGGCTGTTTACCCATAAAACCGATAGCCAGGAAATTGATATCGAGTTTTCCCGATGGGCAGATCCTGAAAATCAAAACGCGCAGTTTGCTGTGCAGCCTTCTTCCAAAGCCGAGAACAAGGAACGGTTTGATATGGATATGGAAAGCAATACCTCTACACATTTCTTTGACTGGAAACCCGACCAGATAACATTTGCAAGTTACAGGGGGCATACTCTGGAGCCGGAAGCGTCTGATATATATAGTACGTGGAATTATACAGACGAAAACATTCCACCTGAAAATAACGAGCGTCTAAAAATAAATTTGTGGTTATTCCGCGGAGCGGCTCCGGTCAATGGTACCGGAGGTGAACTGATCATAGACCGGGTTGAGGTTTACTAAAGTCCGTTCTATTATAGTGAAAAATGATGGTATAACCTATTGGTGCCATTTTTATAAAAATCAATTTAAAAAGTAAAGTAAATGTTAGAATCCAGTAAAGATATCCATGTGTTTACTACAGCTAAGCTGGCCGGCAGCAATGCCGGTATACAAGTAGAACGTCATATCGAAGAATTACAGGAAAAAAAGGACAGCATTCGTATTGTTTTTGCAGCAGCACCCTCACAGGATGCAATGCTTGCGTATTTGTCAAAATCAGAAAGAATCCGGTGGGATAAAATTGTCGCTTTTAACATGGATGAGTATATTGGACTTTCTTCTGAGGCTCCTGAGACTTTTGCACATTATCTGGAAACCCATTTGTTTTCTAAAGTAAAGCTTAAGGAGAAGCATACCATCAATGCTGAAGCATCAATAGAGGAAGAGATTAACAGATATAGCCGTTTAATACAGGATGCACCTATAGATATCGTATGCCTGGGGATTGGTGAGAACGGGCACATCGCATTTAATGATCCCCCGGTAGCAAATTTTAACGATCCTCTTATCCTAAAAGAAGTTAACTTAGACTCTTCTTGTCGCATGCAGCAGGTTAACGACGGGTGTTTTTCTTCGATTGACGCAGTGCCACAACGTGCGCTTACCCTTACCATCCCTGTGCTTTTTAGCGGTGAGCGTTTATTTTGTGTGGTGGTAGGCGAGAAAAAGAGCCAGGCTGTAAAAGATACCTTTGCCGGGGTAAATACTTGGTGTCCGGCGTCGATTTTGACAACGCATAAAAAATGTGAATTCTTTTTTGATACAGCGGCATTTAAAGAATTAGCAAAAGTCAAAACTGTATATGATAATTAAAACAAACAGCATTATGAAGTTTCCATCTTTGTACCACTTTATTCTATTCGTAACGCTCTTATTTTATGGTTCCTCTAGCAGTATTGCCCAGGTTAAGCAAGATTCCGGTTTTGAGGTTAAGGGTTTTCATCTCGATCTTCGTATCCAGGTGATGACTCCCAATGCATTGAAAGCATTTGCCAAAGAGCTTGCAGAACTAGGAATGAATACCCTTGTGATGGAATATGAAGCGACCTATCCTTTTAAAAAACATGCTACAATCGCTAATGAATATGCGTATACCCGTGCCGAAATTGAAGATTTTATAAAGTATTGCAACAATCTGGAGATTGAAGTGATACCTCTTCAGCAGAGCCTGGGGCATTTGGAATACGTCCTCAGGAATCCCAGGTATGGTGCACTAAAAGAAGATCGAAAAGATATCTCTCAGGTTTGTCCCATGCAAATAGAGGAAAGCAAAAAGCTTTTTAGCGAATTGTTTGCTGATATGGCAGAAATCCATAATTCAGACTATATACATATTGGGGGTGATGAAACCAGACTTTTGGGACACTGCCCCTTATGTCAAAAAAAGGTAGAGGAGGTCGGCACCTCTAAGCTGTTTGTAGATTACATGGCTATGATTTGTAAGTTAGTCGTTGATCTGGGGAAAAAACCGGTGATGTGGGCCGATATTATTTTAAAACATCCGGAAGCTGCCCAGGAACTCCCTGAAGAGACCATTTTTGTAGACTGGAACTACGGCTGGAAAATCAACCACTTTGGAGATATTCCCCAACTTCAGGATCAGGGCTTTACTTTTTGGGGAGCCCCGGCAATACGCAGCCATCCTGATAACTGGTATGTTACTGACTGGAAAACACATTTCAACAATCAGGAACGTTTTATTCCCTACGCCCGTAACTCTGGTTATGAAGGAATGATAATGACTTCCTGGTCTACCAGTGGGGTGTATGGCTTCACATGGGACGTAGACTACAGCGTAGTAGATATGGTGCAGCTCCGTAATACCTATCCGCTTTCCGGATTTAGAATACTGGTTGCTAGCTATGCCGAGACCCTGAACACGAAAGATACCGTAAATACCCGTGATTTTATTCAGAAATATGCTAAAGAGCGTTTTGGCCTCTCTGAAAAAGCTACTGACAGTTTTTTGGAATTTCTATATAGCAATCCCGAATTGATTGTAGATGGAAAACCTCAACGAAGTTCAAGTATTGATGAAATGATAAGTTACTTTAATCCTATCAGGAATAAACTAAAAAGCATTAAGGTTACTTCCTATGCAGAAGAATTCAATCATTTTAAACTGATGGCTGATTTAAGAATGCATTATCTTAATTTCAAAAAAGTAGAGGTGCGCTATAACGATCCTTCCTATTCGTTAGAAAAGGCACCCCTGCTTCTTGCACGTCTTGATGAACTACTCGCAGAAGCCCAGACATTGAATGAGCGTTTCTCAAAGCTAAATAAAGGCTTTCTGTACGATGCTGAAATTGAGGAGCAAAATCATCTGCGTACACAGAAGTTAGAGGTATTGTACGATCGCTTGTCAAAATTAAAATAAAACTCATATTAAAAGCCTAGCCCCCATGCAATTATTAGACTGGATAGTTCTGTCGATTTACTTTGTAATGCTGTTAGCAATAGGATTATGGTCATACTTTCGAGTTAAGAACTCTGAAGATTTTTATACTGCCGGTGGAAAATTGCCCTGGTGGCTTTCCGGGATTTCGCATCATGTTTCGGGCTATAGCGGTGCGGTATTTGTAGCCTATGCAGCAATTGCCTACACCCATGGTTTTACCCTTTATATATGGTGGGCTTTTACGGTAGGTGTAGCTACGCTCATAGCAGCTTTTTTTATAGCTCCCAGATGGTCACGTCTTCGTATCTATGCAGGCATTCAATCGCCTACCGAATATTTGTTATTACGTTATAATTTAACTACACAGCAACTTATAGCTTGGACCGGAGCAATCATAAAAGTTTTTGATACGGGAGGAAAACTGGCGGCTATAGCAGTACTATTAAATGTATTTAGCGGGACCTCAATCACCTTTGGGATTCTTCTTGTGGGCGGGATTTCGCTTATATACATCACTATTGGAGGACTTTGGGCAGATGTGTGGAATGATTTTGGACAATTTATTGTACAACTATTGGCAGGTCTGACGATGTTTATCATGGTCATCCTAAAACTCGACATGGGTATAAGTGGGATTTTTCAGATGTGGGATGAATTGCCGGAAGGAAATGCCACTTTCTTTAATGATCCCTATACCATTAACTTTGCTTTGGTAATGCTGGTTATCAACTTTTTCAGTTACAGTGGAGGAACCTGGAATCTTGCCACCCGTTTTATATCCTCTTCTTCTGGGAAAACTGCAAGAAAAGCCGCCCTTTTCTCATCCTGTTTGTATTTTGTTTGGCCTCTTATTTTATTATACCCCATGTTTGCGGCCCCTTTATTTTTTGAAAATCTTTCAGATCCAAGCTTATCCTATGGTAAATTGGTACTTGATTTTCTGCCTACCGGCCTGGTGGGGTTGGTGCTGGCTTCGTTATTTGCAAACACCCTATCTATGACAGCGTCAGATTCTAATACCGTTTCGGCAGTGATTAGCCGTGATATTTTACCCAATATATTTCCTAAAGTAAAAAAATACTCCAAAAAACAATTGCTGGTGCTGGCACGTGGAACCACCTTTGGATTTACCTTGCTGACTATTGTTACTGCCCTTAATGCCGGCCTTTTCGGCGGGGTTTTCGGATTGATAATTTCGTGGTTTGCGGCACTGCTAGGTCCCATAGCCATTCCTATGATTTTAGGACTGCTTCCTGCATTTAGTAAAAGTAATGGCACTATAGCCCTAATTTCAATAGTAGGCGGTTTGAGTAGTTTTTTTGTATTTAAATGGGTTGCGGTAGATTCATTCGCTTTGGAAGTGGGTGGGCCTACACTGGTCTCACTGATAGTTTACATTTTTGCAGGATTTATCAGTACCAAAGAGGTGCCGCAGCACGTTAAGGAGCTTCATACCAATCTGGATAAGAATCATTAAAATAAGAGCAATGGGAATTCGTTTACAGGGAATACATTATAAAACTCATGAGATCATTGAAGTGGAGATAAATTCCGGCTACATTTCCCGTATTAGCCCACTTCAGGAGTTACAAGAAGAATTGATTATAGCTCCAGGGCTGGTAGATTTACAAATTAACGGATTTAAAGGCATTGATTTTAATGAGGTAAATCTAACCCAGCAGCAGGTATTAACAGTAACACAAGAACTTTTTAAAACAGGGATTACCGGTTATTTTCCCACCCTGATCACCAATAGCGATGCAGCAATTAGTAAGACCATTGAAGTCCTCGTAAAAAGTTGCGAAGCCTTTCCTCTGGTAAGAAATAGTATTATGGGGATTCATCTTGAAGGACCATTTTTGTCTGCAGAAGAAGGCTCCCGTGGAGCCCATCCTTTAAAATATATTAAAGCTCCAGATTGGGATCTTTTTTGCAAATGGCAGGAGCAGTCAAAAGGAATGATCAAACTCATCACCCTTGCCCCCGAGTTACCGGGAGCTGATTCTTTTATTAAAAAATGCGTGGCATCCGGGGTGAAAGTAGCTTTGGGGCATACAGCAGCAAATGCGCGGCAGATACAGGATGCTGTTTCTGCAGGTGCCACCTGCTCAACCCATTTGGGAAATGCCTCTCATCAGTTCCTACCCAGACATGATAATTACATATGGGAACAGCTGGCAACGGAACAACTCTGGGCCACCTTAATTGCAGATGGATTTCATTTGCCTCAGGCAATTCTTTCCGTATTTCTAAAGGTCAAAAAAGGCAAAAGTGTATTAGTGAGCGATGCGACTCGATTTGCAGGATTGCCTCCAGGTGTCTATAAAAGTCATATCGGAGGAGCAGTAGAGTTAGATGAGGCCGGTAAATTATGCATTCAGGGTAACCCCAGAATGCTTGCAGGTTCTGCGAAGTCTCTACTCGATTGTGTTAACCACCTCCTTGAACTCAATAGAGTAAAACCAGCGGATGTTTTTGAGATGGCTTCTTTAAAACCACTTGAGTTGTTGGGGGGCGGGGAGCACTATGAGTTGATGCCGGGGAGTCATGCCGATCTGATTGTCTTTGAACTAAAGAATTCAAAAACAAGACTTCATAAAACTCTGAAGGGAGGAGAACTAGTCTACACTATTTAATTCTAATAACATAATGATACAGTTTACAAAAATAAAATACGCACTAAGCCTCTTTATTGTGATTCTGGCGGTATTTAAATCAACCAATTCCCTTGCTGATGGCAAGGTACAGATCATTCCTCAACCTACTTCTTTGTCCTATGGTAAGGGAGAGCTAGTGTTAAATCAGAAGGTATGCATCCAGGCTCCTGCTGAACTTCAGTCAGAACTGGAATTATTACAATCTTTGTTACAAAAGGGACTTTCAAGAGGTCCTAAACAGGTTTCTAAAAATGGAGATATTCAATTAATGTTGGATGCAAACCGTTTAAGTACTCTTGGAGAGGAAGGATATAAGCTCCTCGTTGAAGAAGAGGGGATAAAAATTACTGCAGCAACTTCTGCAGGTATTTTTTATGGAATACAGTCAATCAGACAGCTTTTACCCATAACTTTTGAATACGGTAAACAGTATCAATCTGTAAAAATACCTTGCCTTGAAATCATAGATCGTCCAAGGTTTCCCTGGAGGGCTTTAATGCTTGATGAATCACGTCATTTTAAAGGGAAAGAAGTAGTTAAAGATTTACTCGACCAAATGGCCATGCTCAAGATGAATACCTTTCACTGGCACCTAACCGATGACCAGGGCTGGCGTATTGAGATCAAAAAATACCCAAAATTAACACAGATTGGCTCGGAACGAAAGGATACCCAGATTAGCAGGAATAGTGAATTGCGAACGGGTGAGCCCCATAGTGGTTTTTATAAGCAGGACGAAATTAAAGAGATTCTAGAGTATGCTAAACGTTTACACATCAAAGTGGTTCCGGAAATCGAAATGCCGGGACATGCCACTGCAGCAATTGCAGCCTATCCTTGGGTGGGGGCGATGGAAACGCCGCAGGAGGTGGCCGTAACCTTTGGCAAATTTGACGATTCCTTTCAGATCGCCGACCCTAAGGTGGTACAATTCCTAAAAGATATTCTCGACGAGGTAATTGTACTATTTCCCGGGGCAGTCATCCATATAGGAGGTGATGAGGTAAATTTTAAACCTTGGGAACATTCTGCGAAAGTCCTGGATTTTATGAAGAAAAAAGAATTAGCATCTCCTGTAGACCTGCAGATTTATTTTACCAATGAGATTTCTAATTATCTGGATCATAAAGGAAAACGCATGATGGGTTGGAATGATATTATGGGAAGCGATATTCACGACGAACGTGGTGAAGATGCTGCGGCAGTTAAACAGAAATTGGCAAAATCAACTATTGTCCATTTCTGGAAAGGGGATTTGAATCTGATAAACCAGGCGGTGGAAGAAGGCTATGATGTGGTTAATTCCAATCACTGGGACACCTATCTCGATTACACCTACGAACGTATTCCT is from Zunongwangia endophytica and encodes:
- a CDS encoding family 20 glycosylhydrolase: MKFPSLYHFILFVTLLFYGSSSSIAQVKQDSGFEVKGFHLDLRIQVMTPNALKAFAKELAELGMNTLVMEYEATYPFKKHATIANEYAYTRAEIEDFIKYCNNLEIEVIPLQQSLGHLEYVLRNPRYGALKEDRKDISQVCPMQIEESKKLFSELFADMAEIHNSDYIHIGGDETRLLGHCPLCQKKVEEVGTSKLFVDYMAMICKLVVDLGKKPVMWADIILKHPEAAQELPEETIFVDWNYGWKINHFGDIPQLQDQGFTFWGAPAIRSHPDNWYVTDWKTHFNNQERFIPYARNSGYEGMIMTSWSTSGVYGFTWDVDYSVVDMVQLRNTYPLSGFRILVASYAETLNTKDTVNTRDFIQKYAKERFGLSEKATDSFLEFLYSNPELIVDGKPQRSSSIDEMISYFNPIRNKLKSIKVTSYAEEFNHFKLMADLRMHYLNFKKVEVRYNDPSYSLEKAPLLLARLDELLAEAQTLNERFSKLNKGFLYDAEIEEQNHLRTQKLEVLYDRLSKLK
- a CDS encoding RagB/SusD family nutrient uptake outer membrane protein, with translation MGKVQKLMVLILAFTMGSCSDILDKEPLSNFSAQGFYKTTSDAQAGVYGIYESLQSDYRINFAYWGEGRADAIETNHSGDPLLLSQNTLSKTMNSAQWNTLYQTISRANYAIKYVPEVSQSELGLRLVGEARALRALSYFYAVRIWGDVPLITEPYESAEQQLFVARTDKELVLDQIVEDLSFAAENCSARFGGERDRVLITQGGANALLTQVYMWRKQYENAITAADRVLDNSLYSLVSMSDWSSIFTTGFSNESIFEVGYNDIQTNALRVLYALGSDSDYFPSEKFRNSFEDGDLRQAKIYDTTAAQPRKIWKYFGEGFNDESPDPSSNNIVLVRLADIILLKAEALNELNQPEEALELLNRIRTRAGLDQLDQEGAIAAYGDVKSAILHERFIELSYEGHRWFDLVRTGTALELMQPINGLSDEANLIWPLHEDALNRNPGLEQNSFYPR
- a CDS encoding beta-N-acetylhexosaminidase encodes the protein MIQFTKIKYALSLFIVILAVFKSTNSLADGKVQIIPQPTSLSYGKGELVLNQKVCIQAPAELQSELELLQSLLQKGLSRGPKQVSKNGDIQLMLDANRLSTLGEEGYKLLVEEEGIKITAATSAGIFYGIQSIRQLLPITFEYGKQYQSVKIPCLEIIDRPRFPWRALMLDESRHFKGKEVVKDLLDQMAMLKMNTFHWHLTDDQGWRIEIKKYPKLTQIGSERKDTQISRNSELRTGEPHSGFYKQDEIKEILEYAKRLHIKVVPEIEMPGHATAAIAAYPWVGAMETPQEVAVTFGKFDDSFQIADPKVVQFLKDILDEVIVLFPGAVIHIGGDEVNFKPWEHSAKVLDFMKKKELASPVDLQIYFTNEISNYLDHKGKRMMGWNDIMGSDIHDERGEDAAAVKQKLAKSTIVHFWKGDLNLINQAVEEGYDVVNSNHWDTYLDYTYERIPLSKSYAFDPVPEGLNEQYKSHILGAGAQMWSEWIPTVAQMQKQIFPRLAAYAEVGWTPAESKDFTRFKQNLEQIKRRWEFLGIQFYEEQ
- a CDS encoding N-acetylglucosamine-6-phosphate deacetylase — its product is MGIRLQGIHYKTHEIIEVEINSGYISRISPLQELQEELIIAPGLVDLQINGFKGIDFNEVNLTQQQVLTVTQELFKTGITGYFPTLITNSDAAISKTIEVLVKSCEAFPLVRNSIMGIHLEGPFLSAEEGSRGAHPLKYIKAPDWDLFCKWQEQSKGMIKLITLAPELPGADSFIKKCVASGVKVALGHTAANARQIQDAVSAGATCSTHLGNASHQFLPRHDNYIWEQLATEQLWATLIADGFHLPQAILSVFLKVKKGKSVLVSDATRFAGLPPGVYKSHIGGAVELDEAGKLCIQGNPRMLAGSAKSLLDCVNHLLELNRVKPADVFEMASLKPLELLGGGEHYELMPGSHADLIVFELKNSKTRLHKTLKGGELVYTI
- a CDS encoding sodium:solute symporter family protein, translated to MQLLDWIVLSIYFVMLLAIGLWSYFRVKNSEDFYTAGGKLPWWLSGISHHVSGYSGAVFVAYAAIAYTHGFTLYIWWAFTVGVATLIAAFFIAPRWSRLRIYAGIQSPTEYLLLRYNLTTQQLIAWTGAIIKVFDTGGKLAAIAVLLNVFSGTSITFGILLVGGISLIYITIGGLWADVWNDFGQFIVQLLAGLTMFIMVILKLDMGISGIFQMWDELPEGNATFFNDPYTINFALVMLVINFFSYSGGTWNLATRFISSSSGKTARKAALFSSCLYFVWPLILLYPMFAAPLFFENLSDPSLSYGKLVLDFLPTGLVGLVLASLFANTLSMTASDSNTVSAVISRDILPNIFPKVKKYSKKQLLVLARGTTFGFTLLTIVTALNAGLFGGVFGLIISWFAALLGPIAIPMILGLLPAFSKSNGTIALISIVGGLSSFFVFKWVAVDSFALEVGGPTLVSLIVYIFAGFISTKEVPQHVKELHTNLDKNH
- a CDS encoding CBM96 family carbohydrate-binding protein; the encoded protein is MKTIKRTYLLLCGAMLCLLIGCEIQENFEYQKSGTTGELGVTAWEFIQANDSLTLLESAISKANLESLYNGMDARTFIAPTNQAFKQYLATNAYASLEEVPLPILKNTLKYHIVKEVVLFTNPDLAESNNPIAYDTENGQLMFLSHNTNYQGLVNEETSKQWTIVTSNLEPKNGAIHVVSSIVYFSAPAGNLNIPDSSVKTDTIYPHHDTYINGGSSSGVNYGGDVLIKVKNVTDNGDYDRKGFLMFDLKDFDDEGVITDVKLEMAVKFTAAKGVAMNLFTSKDTLWNETSLTFDNATLPEGDPIASLTTTKISTFAFDVTDYYNSLDNKQKVSFVLDGEPGTDETDEFATKENTTHNAPILIATIASGNNVLVLQTNKGFTVQGGETFVLSNEIVEVTGADASDIIYNLEEAPLNGWLIRGADILKPGDRFTQFDVNSRNMIYISNGSGTSDGIVVSARDRAGSSLESFLLDIAIQ
- a CDS encoding 6-phosphogluconolactonase: MLESSKDIHVFTTAKLAGSNAGIQVERHIEELQEKKDSIRIVFAAAPSQDAMLAYLSKSERIRWDKIVAFNMDEYIGLSSEAPETFAHYLETHLFSKVKLKEKHTINAEASIEEEINRYSRLIQDAPIDIVCLGIGENGHIAFNDPPVANFNDPLILKEVNLDSSCRMQQVNDGCFSSIDAVPQRALTLTIPVLFSGERLFCVVVGEKKSQAVKDTFAGVNTWCPASILTTHKKCEFFFDTAAFKELAKVKTVYDN